The sequence CAGGAAATCTCACCATCGTTGAATGTCGGCGAGAATGGCGAAATGGCGGCAGTGAAAACTACAGGACGTTTTATATGCAACCGATCGACCGTCCAAGTGCTCAGGCTGAATGGGAGGCCGATGATCTCGACCCGGTGACTGCCAATTCTCCCCTTCCTGGAGATGAGCCTCCGAGTCCTGGATTTCCTTGTTATAGGCGCGCTGCTGAACTACCAAATGATGATCCATTGACCCGTACGCTTGACGCTTTTAGTAAACCCAACTATGTTCCTCCACGGAAACGTGTACGACGGCAATATCATGATGAATATACTTTTGAAGAGAGAACTTCGGATTCTCGAAAAGATTTTCCACTATCGAAAACCAAATTTTGGACGTACAACCACTCCGCGTCGTCATTTGTTGACCTCGTTAATGACCCACGGCCAACAAAAGGATTCTCTGCACAAGCAGATCGATTGCGTCTCCGCATTGGCTCTCGAAAACGTAAGTGTCCTATCGACGAACAGGGCGAAGAAGTCGAACGTGGTTCCTTATACCCCCCAGAATATTTCCACGGCTGTGGTGTGCCTGTTAAATGGTCTGAAGAGCGTTACAAGTCTCGTGGAATCAAGTTCTGGCCACCAGATGACGCCCCAGAGGAGCTTCTCCAGCTCCTCTGTCCGCGCACGGCGTCGGGGCGGATCGAAGCGGCCGCTGATGAAAGGATGATTGTTTACTTAACAAAAGCTTCACAACCGGACGGTCCCAGACAAGTGATTGTACTGATTAATTTCGACCCGACCATCAGATTCAAGGGGCTCAAGCGGCTAAGTCAGCCCTCCTTGACAACCACATCCGATTCCGGAAACACAAACACGCGATCTATCGAGACAGACGCATTCGCTACAGCTTCTGCGTCCTCCCAGCCCAAATCCTCTTCCTTCCCATCTCTTTCCAGAGCAAAATCCTACTCTACATCCAGCCGACCATACTCGCATGACGCGGTTAAAGGCCCCGCATGTCGCGGCAAGAAGTTACGCTACACAGAACCACGGTGGTTTACTATTGAGTCAGCGTCGTATCACAATATGCCTGGATATTGGCTTCGTTGATTAAACCAAGACTGAGGGCGTAGAGCTACAACCCGGGCTGCGTCGGAGACATCATATCACCTGATAACATGAATTAACCCTCTTGATACTACCTCTAAAAGCCATAGAAAGAGATGTCATATGGTGTCGACAAAAATACCCTTTTAGCTCGAGGGCCAGGTTTGGGATGAGGATCAGCTTTACTCTGGCTTGGCCTGAGGCCCGGGCGAAGGGGCGTGAAGCGGAGTGAAGCTGAGTGAGGAAGGGCGAGGTGGGGGGAGAGCTGTAATCCTCATTGGCGAACTAAACACCTCTCCCTTCGTGTTCTCCATAGTTACTGTAAACCTTCTGATTACTCTTGTGCCAAGTTTCATAGGTTTTAGGCTCCAGCTTTCCATGTTTCACAAGTTCATAAGAAGCAAGTTATTGAAAGGAGCTGCAACAGGCCAACAGAGCAGATGGTTTCTGGCAAACTAGTTCTTGATCAGATTCCATGACAGGCCTCTGCCTGGACGCAGCTGCAAATTATGGAACTCAAATACAAATGGGATCATAAATGGCTTTGTTTGAGTAAATCTCAAATGAATGAATCAGTCAAAAGAACTGTTTAAAAGGAACATTTTCACAAGTTTGTCCCAGCGATCCTTCACCACATTCACATTCTCAATGTATGTAATCTGACACATCAGAAGATCGGCTTTCATCTCAGTCTAGGGAAGATGACTTGCAGAGCGTTAATGAATCTGACCTGGAATCTCACCATTTTCGGCGATCCGATCAGTGCAAACATCTATCATCCGGCTTCGGACTCCTGCAAAGGAGGCACATCACATTTTATTCATCATCCCACAAagaccccccccccccccaaaaaggATTCTGCCATCCGAATATTGCTGTTTGTGGAACCACACTGTCCACAGATCGTCCAGTAAAATTTCTCAGCACGGCTTTAGTTCCTCCCTAGGTCTTCCATACACTTGCTGAACTGCGACCTTGTAATCCGGGAGCAAGAAGGGGTCAAACATGAGCAGCACCAACGATGCCTGGAAAGAACTGGATGCAACTCAACCCCCCTTGAGGTATCTTGTCGAGTTGACGCCCACAGCAAATTAGCGATGAGATTAAAGATGGCGTTCCATATCTCATTATCGCTTGCCTTTGAAGGATAAGCCTATCAAGAGGTTGAAAAAAATCACAGCTAAAGTCGCATTATAGGTGTGTAAATAAGCCTGCAAGCTCAAAGGTTATGCCCTTGACGGTGGTCACGTCCTGCTGCACCTTGACTGCCTGCTCTCTATGCAATAACAGCTTTCAATCTTCCTGGCGCACTGATCCGAGATCGCTCAAATTGCCTTTAATTTTGCCTTGAAAGTGGTAGAAAATGTAGAAAAGTCCACTTCCTTAATGTGGTCCATTAGGGAGCTCAAGAAAGGGACAAAAAAATGAACGGCTTCTACGCACTGGAATATTCCCCGCACCAGCATTTGTAGATAAGGCTACCCACGGGCCATCATGAGGTATTGGGAAATGCGACTGTGGCGTAAAGCTTGACAACGTCGTCGTCAGTCGAACCTTTGCAAGGTTCTTCGGAGTTAACTAGGCTGTACAGGAGGGTGCCGAAGGGAAATATGTCGTCCTGGTTGAGTCTTTGTGACCGGGTAGATCCTTCCACTCACTCCGAATTACATTCCGCAGTTCAGAATCCTAGGTTCAGATCTGCTTTCTTCCGTCGTCCTCTACCTGGAACAAACCCGGCCCAGTCAAATACTCTGTCCCCGGCGTAGGAGCTGTACATCAAAAGTTTATTCTCCCTTTCCCCTCAACGGAAGACGCTGAGCCGGGTCTGGCGGGCAAAGAATTCATTTCAAAACTTTCTGGGCTGTGGTCTTGTCGTAGCAAGACATGCTGAGTTCATACAAAGCCTTCGATGTGAATGTAAGTGCGGTGTATTGGTTTGACGGATCACAGGACGCCTGGACCACGCGTACTTGCCCGAGAATGAAGGTCACGACCGTAGGCAAGAGGAATGTCAGCGGTTGCATACTGTGTAAAATGAGGGGGAAATTTAATGCCCGGGTATCTCTGGCTCTGTATACTCAGATTTTGAGGGATCCCAGCGTACTTCATTCATCTGGCAGTATAAGATGGAAGGTATTCCCAATATTTCCGAAGAAGGTAATTCTTGCCATCCATGTGCTGGTCCAACAGTGAGTGATCCCGGATCATGATGGCCCAGTGATCCCGTCGGTGTTGAAAGAGACAGTATGCAAGAGTGCGGCGGTGGTTGTCAGCTACCAGGCCTTGACCGAGCATGAAAAGCAATGGACCACCACATCTgtgaaaaggagagagagggtAAGACACAAACAGCCATGAAATACAAGGAGTCAGGAAGTACATAGGGATAATAAGAGGAAAAGGCGCTAGTTCTCCTACTGTGCTCCAGAGGTGATTGtagcttcttttttcaaGCCATCAATAGTCATTGCCAACCAACCAGTCCAGCTATAGTCAGCTGGCGGGCGGAGGAAGTAAGAAGAACCAGGGGAGTTTGATCCTCGCACATTTCTGTATGGCTCTTTCAAAAGCCGGCGGAGTTGGGAACTCAGCCTTTTCCCCTGTGGTTTCCTTTCAAACAAGTTTGAGGTCTAATGGGTTCTGCAGCTAGTCGAAGAGGAACAGATCTGGCTCCTCTGACCAATACATGTTAAAAAAGCGCACCCATCAAGTTACTGAATTCACTTGGGCCTGATAGGAGCTTGTGCTTGATGCGTTCCACAATAGCTGATGCTTGTTGTTTTTGATGGGACACTGATATGCTAAATCACTCCAAATCAAACTGTTTCAGAGTCACTTGTTTGAGCATCAGCAGTTATGACAATTCATGGCTGGATACAGATGATAGGTGttggagagaaaaaaagccCTTAACTACTCTTCACCCCTCGCGCGAAACCTTGATAAGGGAAGATCACGTGAGGGACGGAGTGCCGATAAAGGGTTTGAGTCATCGCAGCGATTCCCCCTCTTCAAGAGGAGGTTCTGATGGCGACTGCTCGAGACATATTCTCTAGACACTCTGCTTCAGCTCAGTGACACAGAAAGAAGTTATTTTGCTCAATTGCCTACCAATTGCATTCAGAAATGGCTGGGACAACTCTCCACCTCCGTGCGGAGGACAAGATTCTCGAGCACAGGTATGATCGTACTCCTCGTGTCTTTCGGCGAGCATACGATAGGAATCACTGCGTTGGGTTTCTCGATTGAGGCCCACCTAATGCTCCTCCAATTCCAAACCACCCAAGTCTAACAAATCTCGAGCTAGATCCGCACTCACTCCGTCGACTACCCGTGCTCTTATCGACGCCGGCTACAACATCAAGGTCGAGCGGTCACCTACCTCCGCTCTCCGCAAGCGAATTTTTCCGGACGAGGAATTCGAGAAGGCTGGCGCCGAATTGGTTGCCGAAGGAAGCTGGATTAATGCACCCAAGGATTCAATCATCGTGGGTTTGAAGGAGCTTGATGAGACCAAAGATTTCCCATTGGTGCACGACCACGTCACATTCGCGCATTGCTTCAAGAACCAAGGAGGTTGGGAGAAGGCTTTGGGAAGGTGGAGTCGTGGTGGGGGTGTTTTATACGATTTGGAATTTCTGCAGGTTTGAGCTCCTGGTGCCGGGGCCTACGAGGGCTTTCTGGAAAGGCCGCAGGGCTAACGCTCCATATTACAGGATGACTCGGGTCGAAGAGTAGCCGCTTTTGGTTATCATGCTGGCTTTGCCGGTGCTGCGCTTTCATTGAAGACCTGGGCCTGGCAGCTCGAGCACCCGGATGGCACCCCACTTCCAGGTGTCGACGAATTCACCGGCGGGAAGGGTTATTATGTCAATGAGGATGAGATGGTCAATCAGATCCGTGCCGATATTGAAAGGGGAGCTAAGATTGCGGGTCGCAAGCCACGAGTCCTGATTATCGGTGCATTGGGTCGTTGCGGAAGGTGAACCGACCCATTTGGACATCGCTTGAAGTAAAAGCATAGCACTAACACGTCCAATAGAGGAGCCGTCGATGCATGTGTCAAGGCAGGTTGCGAGGATATCCTCCGATGGGATATGGCAGAAACGGCGAAGGGCGGTCCTTTCACCGAAATTGTCGAATCCGACATGTATGTGCTATCAGTGGGAGAATAGACGTGCTGGATTGCTGACGGCGGATAGCTTCATCAACTGCATTTATCTCACTAGCAAGATCCCTTCATTTGTCGATGAGGACAGTCTCAAGAGCCCGAATCGTAAGCTCTCTGTTGTGTGTGACGTGGTATGTACTCCTCCCGCCAATTTTGGGCGCAAGGGCGCTAACCCAGCGGATTTATAGAGCTGTGATACCACTAATCCCAACAATCCTATTGTAAGTCCTGATTATCTGTGTAACTCATACAGGCCTTGAGCTAACTGTTTGCTTTCTAGCCCATTTACAACGTAAACACTGTATGTACATCTACTTTCATTTATTCCTAAACTCCAGCTGATCGACTTGCCCAACAGACCTTCGATAAACCTACCCTCCAGCTTAATTACACCAATCCTCCTCTCAGCGTGATATGTAAGTGTGGCTTGTGCTCAACCTTATGCTATTTGCGTTACTTTTCTCCTGCAAAACGGAGACGCAAGAGGCTAAATCCGGATTTTCAACAGCAATCGACCACCTTCCAAGCCTTCTCCCAGCCGAGTCATCCGAGGCCTTCTCCACAGATCTCCTACCGTCCATGCTCGAGATCAAGAACCGGACCTCCCACCCCGTCTGGCAACGGGCGGAGAAGCTATACAGAGAGAAGGTGCAAACATTACCCGCCGAGTTGCAAAAGGTAGAAGTTTAGATCGTTGCTTCTTTTTGGTATATTTGATACAAAAGGAGAATACATGGATTGCATAGATGGCACCTGTTGGGTATTTCGGGGTATAAAATTAAAGATGACATAATAGATGGCGGAAAACGATAGGAGATTCCATGGGTATAGGCCTATGCTGGTATCAGTTTAAAAGTTCGAAACTTCTTCAATCCAAAGGGCCAGGAGATCGACTTTGTATGGTGACCTCTTTCGTAGTTCCACTCGCTTCTCTATCGGTCGACGCTCCAACTCCGAGCGGTGAAAGTCAATGATTAGGGCCCGTTGTAGCTCATCATTCCACAAAACGTTTCCATGACGAAAGTCCTTATGTATAACTCCCGAAGCTCGAATATCTCTGTTAGACCTCCTGATCTTGCGAGTCAACGCCTCGGAGTGCTCGTGCTTAGTTGTATCCTTACCACCCCAGGCCATGAGCAGCATGTGGCGTATCTGTCCGCCCCGATGTAGAAAGTAGACCATTCTCAGATCGACCGCTCCAAGAAACACAGGGACTGCAGACCCCTGAGCCTTTTGGAGGATGCGGTATACATCTGCTTCGCGAGAGACCTCATTCCAGAGGAGGGACGTCGTCCCCTTTCCAACCACTGTATAGCCATATGTAGCGCAGGTGATTTTGAACGGTGCTCCAAATGCACCACAGTCTCCAAATGGTGTGCATTTGTGATCAAGATTTTCATCCAGCTGTTCCTTGAGCAGCTGTACCAGGCAATCTGCAGTAATAAGATGATGCTTGCCCTCTCGGCCTCGTCGGTGAAGCTCCACATTAGGGCACTGGCCATCTAGCATGCGGCTATGTTTAAGGCCGAGTAGACACTTTTGTGTGCAAAATTGCTCTGCATGGTGGTTCTGTTGCTTACGGTGGGTGCGTCTTGACCGTGGCGGTTGCTGTATGGACGGGGATGATGTGATCTGCCTGAGGTTCCGCTTGCGTCTGGGTGGTGCTTGGTTCAAGTCGGTGTCCGATGAATCAGTGGGTTCTGAGTCGTATGCGGTTGCCTCAGGTGCACAGCCTGCTGGGACCGCGTACGAGCTCGCCGGTCTCCCGTTGCTGGAGACGTCAAAGGGGAAGATGGAAAATATTCTGAGCCTGGGAGGGGTTTCCTTAAGCTCCTCCTCCGGGATTTGAGCTCTAGTCGAAATCTATTTCCCACACGTGCAGCTGCTGAATTGCATCGTTGCGCACTGAATATCCCGAGGACGCAAAGGAGAACTCATTAGACATAGGCACAAAACCTGAACGATAGCTGTCTTCGGCTCCTGCAAAGCCTGCTCATCTCCAGTATTGACTTCCATATTGGGTTCGCAGAGATAGAAGTAAAGCGTCGCGGGATCATCATGGCGCACATGAAGAAGGATAAGGGCGAAACCATTTATTATATAGGAATACTCGAGGCCTTCATGGATCATCACATGATATTCTTGGGCCAAATCTGCTCCAGTTAACTGTTCAGCATATATTTCAATTTCTGAGCGGGGTCAGTTGGAACTGTTTCCCTTTGAACGACCTCCTCCCAGAATTCCATTGGGCGGAGCCCTACCCGAATATATTCCACTGGGAGCTTGTGGGGAGGCTTAAACTCCCCTGTGGTGATCAGAGTGTTAGTGCTATCATCCAGGCGACGGACGCAGAACTGATCGGGACTGGGCTGGCGAAGCGTCCCATGCGTTGCACCTGATATATCTGAATCAAGCTTATCCAAGGTATTGGCGTGATTTTCGAACTGAATCCCATCTCCCAGCGAGAATTCGCTTCGAGCATTTGGGATTTCACACAGCTCCGCAATCACATCATGCACATGGTCTTCCACGCCGAATCGCTCGTAACTTTCGAGGTCCTTTTCGCTGGCTAGTAGCCGGCGATGAAACAAACGCCCAAGGCCCTCCAATACAATAATAGGTGAAAATATCCGCGGTGCATCTGCCTCAGATGCGCGGAAGTAATTGCGAACGGTATCCTACACTTCTTGCTGCCTTGCTAGACAGTCCGTCCAAAGACGAAGCCGTGTAGGGCAAAGTTTCCCCGAGGGCTTTGTCAACGAACCCTTTGTAGAGCGGGGTGCCTGTGCAACCCTTAATGATCAATACAATGAATCATGACAGGTTCGAAGATATTCGTCAAAGGTCGTAAGGCGCGTGCGCTCGATTTCTCTGAAGAAAAGAGCTTTGTAGTCTGGTGAATTGTTTCCTGCCATCTGGGGCCGTTTGCTGTTTAATTTTCAACCAGGACTATCAACTGCTACAAAAAACGCAGCTCTTGGGGGATGTTATACGGTGGTTGGCCTCTCACAACCAGCCTGTGGCGTTGTAGGTCTTTGGCAGCAGTTTGAGAGCAGCTGCTGGACAGCAGGTATACAGCCAGCATCAGTGTCCGACCAGAGAGATCTCCTTGATATACAGTATATCATCAGCATCCTAATAGTAGTTGCTAATGTGCAGATTCAGATTCAAAAAGAAATGTGGTCAAGAATTGCTGAAGAAATGCAGATACCTTGGAGGGCTGCAGCGCCAATGCATTGGCAAATGAGGAAGAGTGAAACGGCACACTGAGCAGAGGTGAGACTATTCTCTTTTATCACCTCCCACCACAACCACAGGCAACATTTTACCAGAGAAACAAGTCTACTGTAGTATAGGCCAGCTGACCACTGGCATTCCAGCAGATTCATCACCTCCCAATCATCTAAAAATATGGGCCAAAGCAAGACGACCTGGCGGTGGTCGCAATCTGTAGCAACAGAAAACGGGATCAAGGGGCGTAGATCTGGGCTCGAGTTTTACATCCCTTTCGGAAGAGCACAATGCTCCGCTCCTCGGATCCCAAAGCTTTAATGGCAAGAGAAATATTACAGAATCAAAAAAGGGAAACAAATTTAactatatacatacatacacacatGCACCGCCCTTATCACATCGTGAGAATCATTTAACCTGTCACATTTATAGGTACGCTAACCCGAGTCATTCGCCTGGCGGCTTGAGCAAGTGACACGACAGTGTACTGAAAAAGATGCTTTCTTAAAACTGCATCTGCTCTCTGATTTCCGGGGAGTTCAAGAACATGCACCGCTCGCGAAGTTTCTGTGCGCGGATAGCTGGCTTTGCCCGACGGCCATCCCACGGCGATAAACCTGCCGACGGGCCTCCAGCCACATAAATACTCGTGTTGTTACCTCTCGCGAATGCTTTTTCCCATCCTTTCAAAGTCTCCTTTCCCCGAACGGACGGACGGCCGACACTGGCGAAGGATGACCAAGACCGTGAAGCTTCGATCGCAAGACGGCGGTCAGAGTCGACAGGGTCGAAAGGGTATCCGGGAATGTCATAGTGAGAAATGTTGCCAAATACGTATGCGAACTCAGATGTGTGGATCGCACCGAGGCCGGGGCTGCCTATCGCAGCCAGGATTGGGGCGACAAGAGTCTGGTTGAAGTCATACAAGTAAACGTCGATATCTTTCCGCGCCAAATTCTCTCCATACCAGATCGGCATGCATGTCATGATGATATCTCTGAACATTCTGGCCGAACGGTAGAACTGCGCAGTGCGGTTAGCCGTTGGATCGTCAGAGAAATCGGAGCTCGGATAAAGCTCAAGTAATGACTTGACCGAGACATCCGTCATCGCAGGGAGATAGCTGGAGATAAAGTTGAATGTATCCTCTTCCGTATAAATTTCCTGGGGTGTGTAATACGTGACATCTTCCTCGGTCCATCCAATCATTGTCCTCACTTTCGCGAAGCGACCTTCGGAAACGAGAGTTGACGGTGCATCTGGTAGAAAATCACCGTCTACCGTCGGCAGCCAGGAGTCTCCAATATTGTTGGAGATGTCGGCCACGTGGACCTCGATAGACTTATTCAATAGAGGCTCCGTGTCAAAGTCACGCAGACAAGCAATGGTTTCTGGGGAGTGCAGATCGGTGGTATTGCAGCCAGTGGCGCCGGCGACCAGCTTCATTTCATTGATAGTGAAGTCACCGGTAATTCCGGGTTCGAGAGCCTGGCTCTGACAAATGCCCTGTTGGAACGGTACCGGCTTTGTGCCACCATATGCCATGGTGTGGAGGCCAACCGCAAGACCTAAGTCGATGTCAGCAACCGcagaaaaaggaagaaaatgaaaCATCGCCAGGTTTGTACCTCCGGAAGATTGGCCGAATATCGTAACTTTCGATGGATCCCCTCCAAAAACTTCGATGTTGTCGCGAACCCACTCGAAAGCCAGTCGCTGGTCCCTTAGACCGGCGTTGGTCGACTTTTCCTCTCTAAGAGCATCTGAGATGGCGAAGCCGAACACTGTTGTATATATATTAGCATCACACCGTTTTTGCTGAAGTCATGCTGTTCTGATAAACGTACATCCCAAGCGGTAATTGATCGAGACATGAATGATGGGCATCTCATTTTTCATAGACTCCAGAATCATTCCATCCGGTTCGTAGGAGAGGTCGGCATTTGAGCCAGTCCAGAAACTACCTGATAGGCAAGTTAGTCAACATTCCCACCCAACCAACTCGGCATAAAACTGCTTGCCTCCGTGGATGTAGATCATAACGGGTAATTTGGAGTCGGAGGACAAGCCCGGGGGTCGAACAATATTCAAATTAAGGCAGTCTTCAGAGATATCGAAGATATTTGACAACGTCAAGGGAAAGTTTGGATTGCCGGTCTGCTGGGGACAGGCGGGCCCGAATGCTTTGGCCATGATCGTCGATCCTTCCTCGGGCACATATGGCCGAGGGGGCTTGAACCTGTGCTCGCCGCTCGTGTCCTGGCCATATGGGATGTTCAGAAAGACATCGAGACCATTCCTCGATATCCCTTCGTAAGTGACCTGGGTCTCAGGATCCGTCACGCGCGGGCTGGCCGCCGCGTTGGCCGCCACGGTCAACGCCAGGAGTAGAGCGGACTTCATAGTGCCGCAGAAACAAAACAATTGAAAAACGTACGTTCGGAAGAAATGGGCTCTATGAGAGACCAcattcatatatatatatcgaGCACTCGGTACTCTGGGCCTTGGTTAATTTATCATTGCATGAACCTGTCCGTGTTACATCGCCTCCGCGGGGAGTCCTCTGGGAAGTTCTGCATGGGTTCCACTGTCGGGAGAAAGGATTGGCGGCCAACCCAACTCCCGTCCCCTGGGGCTGAAAGTGCACGCCATACTCAATGGAGCAGGTCAACAGTTCAGCGTGGATATTCATTGGTGCGGCATGGGGTTTCTGGAAAACAGGACAGCCGACAGGGCCCAAGGATGCAGCTGCAGGGCAAGCGAGGGAAAATCCCCAGCCGCTGACAACTGGCGATTTGCGACGCATTCTCCCCCCAACACCCCGGTCAGCCAAACGGTCCTTGACGGTTAGTTACTTAGGCTTCACTTGCGGCATCAAACCCCAGAAGGAAGGAGAATGGGATAAGACGGAAATGGAGATAGAGACGACATGAGCGCAAAGTTGAGTTGCTCAGTGGGATCCGGAGTAGTCAACTCGTTGACTCGGTGTTAAAGTGGGGTGACAAAAGCGGTCAAGATTTCGCGCGGGACACATTTGAGCGCAACAAACGGTAGTTAGTTAACTGCCATGCACATCGAATATCTATCGAATCCACTGGTAGTTGGCGCTGGGCCTGGAAGACGAGGAAAATTGAAGTTGCAAGATGCCGCTCGGGAGGGTTGTTTCGAAGACATTCCAATACATTTTCGTCAAGGGTTCACAATTATAGCGCCAGGGGGTCAATTAGACGACCAAGATCATATGCGAAGTTAAATAATTCCCGGaatcccaaaaaaaagaaaagggttCAAATCGCATCAACTCCTACCCTCTCATTTTCAGCGCTACGGGGCAGGGAATTCTATGAGGCCCTCCATTCCCCATGTCGACATCATGGGAGAAGCCTCGCATGTTTCTTTCTACTCAGCGTCCGATTTTCTCCTTTGTGGGCGGTTACCGCTGCCAACTATTTCAATACGTAGTAGTTACCCTACAGTACGGAAGGAAAGCTCAGTGGTTCAAGAGAATGTAAAACAGCGTCCTTTGGATATAGCGCCAAAACATATACCTATCCTTATTGATATGGCATTGATAAAATAGAAGCTATGTAGTCGCATGTAAATGTAGTCGGATCCCCAAGATATGTGATAATTGTCAACGGATAAATTTAACATCCTCAATTGTTGAGTCTAACATAATTTCCTAACGCAATAGTTAGCCTTTACCTGTCACACAAATGCACTCAACGGGCGGGTAAACGATGTTAAGCCATACCAGGAAATTGTCCAACCTTTCCGTTTATTCTTCCCGTCCACCACTCATTCTCGTTATTCGTCCTTGACACAATTTCAATGACATCTCCTGTGATGAAACTCAAGTCTCCCACTGCCTGTGCTTCATAGTCATACAGCGCCGTAACAGTCTCGACTTGCGCGGCCGCGAATTTAGCTGGCTTGGGccttggtggtggtggagcagGCTTCGCTTTCGCCGCAGCAGCAAGGGTGCCGTTCCCAAAGGTACCCGAAGCGGAGCTTCCGATTAGGGGGGATGTAGTATGCGCAGAGtatggaggaggaggatttTCTGATCCGCTCGCGGTTCGTCGGGAAGGGTATGTTTTTGACTCCGCAGCTAGCTTATCCTTTCCGCCGCCGGGTGTGAATTTTGAGCCCGGCCGTCGGCCGCCTGTGGCCTTGAAATGGACTATTGATAACTGCTCAGTACGCTCTTTGACGTCCCCCCGTTTCCTCTCGTATGCCTCCTCCACATCCGACGTGAGGTCGAAGTAACCAATGTTCAACCCTTGCATCTTCTCATGAAGTGTGTAAAAGACATTGAGCTGCATATAATAAAATGACTGGAAAAGGGGCTTGATAAACTCCGCCTCCAACGCAAATAGCTTCGGTAGCTCGTCTTTCAAGAGGTCGTTGTAATAATTGAATTCTTGCGTCGCCTGCTCGACATCATTCTCTGCCCTATAGAGCGCCTTTTCATCTTTTAGCGATTTATCCTTCTTGTCCTGGAGCTTTTTTAATGAGGCGCGATGACGGTCATAATCCAGCTGTTTATGCTGTCGCTTCACGGCAACCTTCCGAATAACTTTGATGATCTCCAGCAGCTGGTCGGCGGGACTGATGATTCGAGATTCGATCAACTCGAGCTCGGGTTGCAACGTTGTCAATAGCTCCCTCACGATGGACTCGTATTC is a genomic window of Coccidioides posadasii str. Silveira chromosome 3, complete sequence containing:
- a CDS encoding uncharacterized protein (BUSCO:266634at4751~EggNog:ENOG410QE91~COG:T~BUSCO:9080at33183) → MSLKGIQKSFARAPQTFKARFNLGENTKDPVYIDAERRFQELEKETKKLHDESKKYFEAITGMLNHQIEFSKAIAELYKPISGRASDPTTLVPEGNPEGIQACEEYESIVRELLTTLQPELELIESRIISPADQLLEIIKVIRKVAVKRQHKQLDYDRHRASLKKLQDKKDKSLKDEKALYRAENDVEQATQEFNYYNDLLKDELPKLFALEAEFIKPLFQSFYYMQLNVFYTLHEKMQGLNIGYFDLTSDVEEAYERKRGDVKERTEQLSIVHFKATGGRRPGSKFTPGGGKDKLAAESKTYPSRRTASGSENPPPPYSAHTTSPLIGSSASGTFGNGTLAAAAKAKPAPPPPRPKPAKFAAAQVETVTALYDYEAQAVGDLSFITGDVIEIVSRTNNENEWWTGRINGKVGQFPGNYVRLNN